The Onychomys torridus chromosome 2, mOncTor1.1, whole genome shotgun sequence sequence TAATAGTAAGTGGGAGTCCTTATACAGAATGGACGCCTTTCAAAAGGGTTGACCACATCCGCTCTATCACTATTCCCGGACTTCTTGTATTAGACCCTTCAAAAATTTCCCACTTGCCGCCCTTTAACCTAACCATTTCTGCTTTGGAGTCCAGAGTCCATCCCTACTCATTCCTCACTCACTCCATTGGCTCTGTTCTAAGTTATTCATGTTGATGTACATTTTACCTTTTTGGGGAGTAAGCATTGCTATAAGCTTTATTAAAAGCACTAGAAAAAATTAATGGGCCATCTGGTTCCTTGATCCCTGTCCCCTCAAATTGCCGTACCACAGCATATGTCACCTTTACAATAGTCTCCTCTGAAACATCGGGTGGTCATTCGAAGACAGGTCCAACAGTCAAGGACAGGGCCTTCAGTTACAACTGGCAAAGAATAATGTAATCATAAAAGGGATATGGCAAGAGTGTTCCTTAGCTCATAAACATAGATTAGATCACAGACACTCCCAGGACTTTTAAGTTACATTTTTGTACAGCCCTTCCTGTGGTAGTCAAGATTCTTAAAATTTCAAAGATTATAATTATTTGGCTCTTTGTAGATGAAGTGGAGCAATGATTTCATAGCTTATGTTGTAGCAATAGGTCAGAGAGGCATGAGCACTCCCTCAAACTGTACAGCATATAAAATCTTATGAGCTCAACTTTGTCATCAGATATTATTCATATTTCCTCTACAGCTCTAAGAATTGGGTTCAAAGTTAACCAGTGGGGGAGAACAACaaacagagaaaggagatgggaaaATATGGGCTGAAACCTCAAGGCGTCACATGTACTGTACTCACTGCAATCTTCTGAGCAAGCTAAAAGAGAATCAGAAAGATCTAATGAGCTTGAAATCAATGTCACATGTGTCATATTTATATCTACACTGTCCCTGCTGTACATTCATTTCTCGGTCCATTTTAACCTGAACCCTCATTCCCCTTTTCATCCCTTAGTTCCTGTTCTCTGACATACTTTCAATGTTGTTAGGCAGAAATGTCTTATTACCAACTTCAGCGAAGTTCTTTAGCGTTTCTTTCAGTTGGGATTCCAGGTGTTGGCGAACACTAAGAAACTTGCCTTGGGTGATAAAGACACCtacaaaggaaatggaaagggTACCAGAAATTAGGGTGATTGTTTCAGAATTTAATTTGCTTTGCTCTCCACAGAAAATTTCCTCAGATCTATTTACCTGTTGGTACCACAGACATTTTGACAGTGAAATAATGTCTTACCTTTCCATGTTTCATTGCCCAGTTTATAAAGTTCCTCCTTGAGCCATACTCTCAATTTGACAACATTTCGAACAtctatagaggaaggagaaaggtacaTGTGTGGTAGGAAATTATCGCATCTTTGAAGGATGTGGAGTGGACCCAGGTGTTTTCTTCCatacctcccttctccctttagCCGCCCAAACTCTCAGGACTCCAGCTTCCCTCACCCAACAACCGAAGCGTCTTATCCTTGTGGGAGACTTTGGAGCTTAAGTAGgttatctccttatgttgtctgtCAAGCAGTTGAGTTCTCCCAGGAACTTCTACAGGTACCAGATTTCCCAACAAGGTCCTAACATCCTCTATGAATTTGGGGTCACACTCCAAACAGCCTTTGACCCCATGAAAGGCTGCCAGGGACAGAGGTAAAAGCAGAAGTACCCATAGGTCACCCATTTCTTTGCCCCAACCCTTCTCTACAACACAGGTTGTCCTGGCAACTGGTTCACTtagttcttttttcttcagaaatcCAAGAATGAGATCTTTGTCTTGGATGTTCTGAGTATACTTTTCCCTCCTTTTCCATCCAGATTTTAGGGAATCACATTCCCCTAAGGCTCTTCAGTAGTTTTCTCACTTTTATCCTTCATTCCAGAGAGAGGGAACTGCTGGTTGGGGAGCAGTTACCTGAGTTCTGAGtgtagaacacagagaaaaaagcCTTGAGCTCATACAAGCAGAGTTCTGTGCAGGGAGATATCTAGAGAAGGTTTCTTTAGCTCTCTGTCTATATGATGTATCTGTTCTGTCTGATACTGAAGTAGTATCGAGAAAAGTGGATGTTGGAAGAAATCTCATAAGACCTTAGAGTTTAACCCATATTTAACTTCTAGGAGGTAAGATATGCCAAGAATATTTGAGTGGTTTGGGTTCCCTTTCCTTATTGGCAGCAATGGTATTTTGACATAAGTAATGGACATTTATAAACAGTGATACTTGATAGATTTTCTATAATTTGTAACCTATAAGAAATTTTAGAATACACTTGTTTGTGGAATAATTCcttcagccatttaaaaaaacattttatggcATTCTTCTCAGCAGATCTGGACCTTGGAGCTACATATAGGAATTGAAGGGTACACAGTGATAAGTGAGAATCCAGTCATACTTGGGGTCCCTGAGCAGATGCACCCTGAAATACAGATGCTACaatatttcatatgtaaaatgtAACCACAATTATCATGGGATGCTGTCTTGGACAACTTAGTTGAAACACAGACAATTAGACATTTTCTTTATGAGATCTTTGATAAAAAAATTCTCTGAGTTCTTTGAAAGaattaattttgctttttctaagatgattggttatttttttatttatttactatttatgtaCTTGTTACATCCTAGAATGCAGGAAAGGCTGATAATAAAATTTAGAGAGCTATGATACCATGTAGTCAAGGAGTGGGGATTTGTGAGTGAAGTTAAAAGAACTAttaacaggttggggatttagctcagtggtagagcgcttgcctagcaagcacaaggccctgggttcgatcctcagctaaaaaaaaaaaaagaacaattaattATATTGCTACCATGTGTACAAGTACTGTACTAGACTTTCAGGCAGATTATCATAAGCCCTCATAACAGAACATTGCtttgagaaactgccatgttcactttatagaccagaaaCTAAAGAAGTGAAGCCATATAATTTACTGGTTCTGGGTCAGGGTTCAAATTCtgagataaaacagaaaataattgtTTGAAATTTGGCAGTTCAGGAGGTGAAAGAGagttcaaattattttaataatcctTGGCATGTAAAAGTTTACATCCTTTTGAGTAGACAGTCTcattcttaaaacacacacacacacacacacacacacacacacacacacacacacaaagagctgtCGCATGCTGAAATCTGAAGGCAAGGCAGCTAATAGAATCCACGGCTCTCTAGGAAACAAATTTGGGTACTAAAGTGTTAAGCCTTGAGTTTCGGTATGAGAATAACCTGATGTAGTCTAtgtgaaaacaattaaaattatctTGGAACAGTTCTTAGAGTTTCATAACTATAAATTTGAACTTTGGGAGAAGGGAGTTGTCTAGAAATCGATAATGATATAATGAGCACactgattaaaataataatactattGTATGTAATGCCAATTCTTAAACCCAAATGTTGGATTGCTTATGTTAATATTAGTTTGGATTGGTATGAAAGAAATATGGTTTATCATGTGTGCAAAGTTTTTGATTTGCTGTTTACACTTTGAAGTAGGATCACAGATACAAACTAATGTATATGTCTATATTATAGTAAACATCTATTTATTGACTTGTGATTCATACATGAATCTTGGGTAGACATTTGCTTATATACTACAGCATTAATGGTTAGAGCTCCATATCCATGGAGTTGTTTgtagtatttgatttttcttaCAAATTATTTAATGCCAAAGTTTTACAATTTGAAGAACAAGTTTTATAAAGAACATTTGATTCTTTATAGAAACTTCCCTAACAATAAATACGACTTCGCTTAGCTTACCATGGAACCTACTGTATTGTTTCTGAACACTGTATTTACAGGACACTTAAAGGTTTGTCAAGTCATACAGATTTctttattggtttttatttttatatgtatgtgtatttgacAGCATGAGTTTATATGTGTCATGTGTATGCTAGAGGGCATCAGACTCCTTGGAACTGTACTCCcaagcagttatgagctgccatgtgggtgccgagGACCAAAGCTATGTTTTCTGGGAGAGGAGTGAGCACTTTTCTCTGTTGAGTTGTCTCCAGCTCTCCAAATACCTTTTGTATTCAGGTTAGATTTGTCACATTTCTGCCTACAATATAGGAATAGAATCattacttgtgttttgttttgttttgtttttttgtttttgtttacattATAAACTTTTGTTCTAGGCAACATTGTAATTATATGATAGTTTGACATAGATACTATATGCCAGATATTCACAGGTGAAATgtttgatgttctgtatgtttctcTATTTCTATCCTGTTCTCATGTCTGAAAAGTTGCAGTTATCCTGGAAAACTTAGAAAAATCATATCTGTGATAAAGTCCCCATTCATAAAAATTAGACTAAAAGAAATACTGCTGCTATTAATATAGAGGGAAGAAATGATGGGAAATAAATAGTAACAACAGAAAATAAGTTGCAGCTTCTCTCTAGGTAAGGGTACTAGAAGAGAATATGTGCTGGAAAGG is a genomic window containing:
- the Izumo3 gene encoding izumo sperm-egg fusion protein 3 produces the protein MGDLWVLLLLPLSLAAFHGVKGCLECDPKFIEDVRTLLGNLVPVEVPGRTQLLDRQHKEITYLSSKVSHKDKTLRLLDVRNVVKLRVWLKEELYKLGNETWKGVFITQGKFLSVRQHLESQLKETLKNFAEVACSEDCIVTEGPVLDCWTCLRMTTRCFRGDYCKDENPRKAENREIALYLALIAEAVILASAVLLFHFCISHRRKMKVIRRTLKTYLEKKLEELVGVVDTDDEQKELETLKSNSQSQTGNPSSVESELQTGT